One segment of Coffea arabica cultivar ET-39 chromosome 7c, Coffea Arabica ET-39 HiFi, whole genome shotgun sequence DNA contains the following:
- the LOC113698948 gene encoding peroxidase 47: protein MLSLQSTSKPGHMATSNLVLVIMLMNILVSGWRIGVDGLSMDYYLMTCPFADGVVRNTVNRALQSDPTLAAALIRMHFHDCFIQGCDASILIDSTKDNTAEKDSPANLSLRGYEIIDDVKEQLEEQCPGAVSCADIVAMAATTAVFFAGGPYYDIPKGRKDGRRSRIEDTINLPAPGLNASELIRMFGQHGFTAQEMVALSGAHTLGVARCSSFKQRLSNFDSTHDVDPTIDTQFLKTLSKTCSAGDNAEQPLDTTRNIFDSDYYNQLQRKAGVLFSDQTLFVSPRTKPIVNGYAFNQAMFFVDFQQAMLKMSWLDVKEGPKGEVRANCRKIN from the exons ATGCTGTCGCTACAATCAACTTCAAAACCAGGTCATATGGCTACTTCAAATTTGGTTCTTGTGATAATGCTAATGAATATATTAGTCAGTGGATGGAGAATTGGGGTAGATGGCCTGAGCATGGACTACTACTTAATGACTTGTCCATTTGCCGATGGAGTTGTGAGAAATACTGTCAATAGGGCTCTGCAATCTGATCCCACTCTTGCTGCAGCCCTTATTAGAATGCATTTCCATGACTGTTTCATTcag GGATGTGATGCATCAATACTGATTGATTCTACAAAAGATAACACTGCAGAAAAAGACTCCCCAGCCAATTTGAGCTTGAGGGGTTACGAGATAATCGATGATGTGAAAGAACAACTGGAAGAGCAGTGTCCTGGTGCTGTCTCGTGCGCTGATATCGTTGCAATGGCTGCCACCACAGCAGTTTTCTTC GCTGGAGGACCCTATTATGATATACCTAAAGGAAGAAAGGACGGAAGGAGATCAAGAATAGAAGACACAATCAATCTGCCTGCACCCGGTTTGAATGCTTCGGAGCTTATCAGGATGTTTGGTCAGCATGGTTTCACTGCCCAAGAAATGGTGGCTTTATCTG GGGCTCACACCCTAGGAGTCGCAAGATGCTCATCATTCAAGCAGAGATTGAGTAACTTCGACTCCACTCATGACGTGGATCCAACCATAGACACGCAATTTCTGAAAACATTATCCAAAACATGTAGTGCAGGTGACAATGCTGAGCAGCCCTTGGATACAACAAGGAACATTTTTGACAGCGATTACTACAATCAATTGCAAAGGAAAGCTGGGGTGCTTTTCTCCGATCAAACACTCTTTGTTAGTCCAAGAACTAAACCAATTGTCAATGGCTATGCTTTCAACCAAGCTATGTTTTTCGTGGATTTCCAGCAAGCCATGCTGAAAATGAGCTGGCTTGACGTAAAAGAAGGCCCCAAAGGAGAAGTGAGGGCAAATTGTCGCAAAATCAACTGA